In the genome of Sardina pilchardus chromosome 14, fSarPil1.1, whole genome shotgun sequence, one region contains:
- the LOC134100757 gene encoding interleukin-31 receptor subunit alpha-like isoform X1, which yields MERLGQQLCRYLILLAVVCNGQDSDMCEVIPKNLTVKAGSNVTVAFKAPFGGICRKTFDAFSTSSKVLWTLNSKKIEEKYYNHNSTYAVVTIVNFTLESGTVECHMDGQVLGGTIIRTEASSRNTRMVVELPKKPVNIRCVTNATHSLYMYTTCYWDEAGNSQDTTYSVTMKQNVSGYCRPKLGQNNCILSEHAWFDYDPAYVNITVTAQNTAGNASATVHMGAWEIVQFGPPKDIWVEPLPAGLRVRWVQRYSVYKDEEECMAQFVEEGTNIVSNKTSTTGGKSIYFGDVKPCTRYTVAVRCTYRVLNKLCLWSDWSKETTVLSALNVSSVPLCLWRKVLKHNETGTRRVQMMWKGPPHVCQAIDEYKLFVDSGSISEHLMPTQHYTTVLLNASDHTIKIAAYKNKTILRHSILKIPSIGSDKPPVQRPSATAHGDLIHVSWAAPSTPVNGYVIDWFTDPAQADKPSWERTQDTHFSIPGDVPYKLYTVTITPLYDDGPGLGETLHTYAKEGRPAKVKGVKKIDADNTWLTVAWQPVQPDKCCAFVVNYSVLYKASNDMSSTWSNVTVNHTIHNVTLTDLQPSTTYQVFVRACSIDNSSADYELANFTTETYGKAFIQTLVLVAVGVILLLMTAVCLFALWRKVANLKVPNPKCSSLAIWPQEKSRKPPLSNNLDNNPNEGILLCQVDTEMDARLTPPAETHSMFSGEEMDGSSVASDTSASGGQVEDSSAGLNLTYSTWECPSRSPEPAGATAVEPSQPQPSRSTPAPCNPYLEQVHVCGCESPSDPSQRLGLSDNGPVVEASEWEALTSAPTAISYVSVDMIERQKEHKMKKTFEEDF from the exons AAATACTATAATCACAATTCCACCTATGCTGTGGTCACTATTGTGAATTTCACACTTGAATCTGGCACTGTGGAGTGTCACATGGATGGGCAGGTGTTGGGTGGCACCATTATCCGTACGGAAG CTTCTTCTAGGAATACCAGAATGGTTGTGGAACTTCCAAAGAAGCCTGTGAATATACGTTGTGTCACCAATGCCACACACAGTCTCTACATGTACACTACATGTTACTGGGATGAAGCAGGGAATTCACAGGACACAACATATAGTGTTACCATGAAACA GAACGTGAGCGGTTATTGTAGGCCTAAACTTGGTCAAAATAATTGCATATTGTCAGAACATGCATGGTTCGACTATGATCCTGCTTACGTGAACATTACTGTTACGGCCCAGAACACTGCAGGAAATGCATCAGCCACTGTCCATATGGGTGCCTGGGAAATTG tCCAATTTGGGCCTCCGAAAGATATTTGGGTGGAGCCTCTTCCAGCCGGTTTGAGGGTCCGTTGGGTCCAAAGATACAGCGTATATAAGGACGAAGAGGAATGTATGGCACAATTTGTGGAAGAGGGCACTAAT ATTGTGTCAAACAAAACGTCAACAACTGGGGGAAAATCTATATATTTTGGTGATGTTAAGCCTTGCACTAGATACACTGTTGCAGTGCGGTGTACCTACAGAGTTCTTAACAAATTATGTCTATGGAGCGACTGGAGCAAAGAGACAACTGTCTTGTCAGCACTTAATG TTAGTTCTGTGCCATTATGTTTGTGGAGGAAAGTTCTGAAACACAATGAAACTGGAACAAGGCGTGTTCAGATGATGTGGAAG GGGCCTCCACACGTCTGCCAAGCTATTGATGAGTACAAGCTTTTTGTTGACTCAGGAAGCATCAGCGAACATTTGATGCCAACTCAGCATTACACCACCGTTTTGCTCAACGCCTCAGACCATACAATTAAAATTGCTGCTTACAAGAATAAAACAATACTTCGTCACAGTATTCTCAAGATACCCTCCATTGGATCGG ataAGCCTCCGGTGCAGAGGCCCAGTGCCACGGCTCATGGTGACCTCATCCACGTCTCCTGGGCCGCGCCCTCAACACCTGTGAATGGGTATGTCATAGACTGGTTCACAGATCCTGCGCAAGCAGACAAGCCTTCATGGGAGAGAACTCAAGACACACATTTTTCAATTCCTGGTGATGTGCCATACAAGCTCTACACGGTGACCATAACGCCACTTTACGATGACGGACCTGGCCTAGGAGAGACCCTGCATACTTATGCAAAGGAAGGAA GACCAGCCAAGGTTAAAGGAGTGAAGAAGATTGATGCTGACAACACATGGCTAACGGTGGCTTGGCAGCCAGTGCAGCCTGATAAGTGCTGTGCTTTTGTCGTCAACTACTCTGTTTTGTACAAGGCCTCAAACGATATGAGCTCAACATGGTCGA ATGTGACTGTCaatcacacaatacacaacgTGACTCTAACGGACCTCCAGCCCAGCACCACGTACCAGGTGTTTGTCAGAGCCTGCTCCATTGACAACAGCTCTGCAGACTATGAACTCGCTAACTTCACCACGGAAACATATG GTAAAGCTTTTATCCAGACCCTTGTTCTTGTGGCGGTTGGTGTGATATTACTACTGATGACTGCTGTGTGCCTTTTCGCGCT GTGGAGAAAAGTCGCAAACCTCAAAGTGCCAAATCCTAAGTGCAGCTCATTGGCTATATGGCCCCAAGAGAAGTCTCGAAAG CCTCCATTGTCCAATAACCTGGACAACAATCCCAACGAAGGGATTCTGCTGTGCCAGGTTGACACTGAGATGGACGCCAGGCTGACACCTcctgcagaaacacactccATGTTCTCGGGGGAGGAGATGGACGGTTCCAGCGTCGCCTCGGACACCAGTGCTAGTGGCGGGCAGGTGGAGGACTCATCCGCAGGACTCAACCTCACCTACAGCACCTGGGAGTGTCCGAGCAGGAGCCCGGAGCCGGCTGGTGCTACAGCGGTGGAGCCAAGCCAGCCGCAGCCGAGCCGGTCCACACCGGCTCCATGCAACCCTTACCTGGAGCAGGTGCACGTCTGTGGCTGTGAAAGCCCATCAGATCCATCACAGAGACTCGGCTTGTCGGACAATGGGCCTGTGGTAGAGGCGAGTGAGTGGGAGGCACTGACCAGTGCTCCAACAGCTATTTCCTATGTGAGTGTGGACATGattgaaagacagaaagaacatAAAATGAAGAAGACTTTTGAAGAAGACTTTTGA
- the LOC134100757 gene encoding interleukin-31 receptor subunit alpha-like isoform X2 — protein MCEVIPKNLTVKAGSNVTVAFKAPFGGICRKTFDAFSTSSKVLWTLNSKKIEEKYYNHNSTYAVVTIVNFTLESGTVECHMDGQVLGGTIIRTEASSRNTRMVVELPKKPVNIRCVTNATHSLYMYTTCYWDEAGNSQDTTYSVTMKQNVSGYCRPKLGQNNCILSEHAWFDYDPAYVNITVTAQNTAGNASATVHMGAWEIVQFGPPKDIWVEPLPAGLRVRWVQRYSVYKDEEECMAQFVEEGTNIVSNKTSTTGGKSIYFGDVKPCTRYTVAVRCTYRVLNKLCLWSDWSKETTVLSALNVSSVPLCLWRKVLKHNETGTRRVQMMWKGPPHVCQAIDEYKLFVDSGSISEHLMPTQHYTTVLLNASDHTIKIAAYKNKTILRHSILKIPSIGSDKPPVQRPSATAHGDLIHVSWAAPSTPVNGYVIDWFTDPAQADKPSWERTQDTHFSIPGDVPYKLYTVTITPLYDDGPGLGETLHTYAKEGRPAKVKGVKKIDADNTWLTVAWQPVQPDKCCAFVVNYSVLYKASNDMSSTWSNVTVNHTIHNVTLTDLQPSTTYQVFVRACSIDNSSADYELANFTTETYGKAFIQTLVLVAVGVILLLMTAVCLFALWRKVANLKVPNPKCSSLAIWPQEKSRKPPLSNNLDNNPNEGILLCQVDTEMDARLTPPAETHSMFSGEEMDGSSVASDTSASGGQVEDSSAGLNLTYSTWECPSRSPEPAGATAVEPSQPQPSRSTPAPCNPYLEQVHVCGCESPSDPSQRLGLSDNGPVVEASEWEALTSAPTAISYVSVDMIERQKEHKMKKTFEEDF, from the exons AAATACTATAATCACAATTCCACCTATGCTGTGGTCACTATTGTGAATTTCACACTTGAATCTGGCACTGTGGAGTGTCACATGGATGGGCAGGTGTTGGGTGGCACCATTATCCGTACGGAAG CTTCTTCTAGGAATACCAGAATGGTTGTGGAACTTCCAAAGAAGCCTGTGAATATACGTTGTGTCACCAATGCCACACACAGTCTCTACATGTACACTACATGTTACTGGGATGAAGCAGGGAATTCACAGGACACAACATATAGTGTTACCATGAAACA GAACGTGAGCGGTTATTGTAGGCCTAAACTTGGTCAAAATAATTGCATATTGTCAGAACATGCATGGTTCGACTATGATCCTGCTTACGTGAACATTACTGTTACGGCCCAGAACACTGCAGGAAATGCATCAGCCACTGTCCATATGGGTGCCTGGGAAATTG tCCAATTTGGGCCTCCGAAAGATATTTGGGTGGAGCCTCTTCCAGCCGGTTTGAGGGTCCGTTGGGTCCAAAGATACAGCGTATATAAGGACGAAGAGGAATGTATGGCACAATTTGTGGAAGAGGGCACTAAT ATTGTGTCAAACAAAACGTCAACAACTGGGGGAAAATCTATATATTTTGGTGATGTTAAGCCTTGCACTAGATACACTGTTGCAGTGCGGTGTACCTACAGAGTTCTTAACAAATTATGTCTATGGAGCGACTGGAGCAAAGAGACAACTGTCTTGTCAGCACTTAATG TTAGTTCTGTGCCATTATGTTTGTGGAGGAAAGTTCTGAAACACAATGAAACTGGAACAAGGCGTGTTCAGATGATGTGGAAG GGGCCTCCACACGTCTGCCAAGCTATTGATGAGTACAAGCTTTTTGTTGACTCAGGAAGCATCAGCGAACATTTGATGCCAACTCAGCATTACACCACCGTTTTGCTCAACGCCTCAGACCATACAATTAAAATTGCTGCTTACAAGAATAAAACAATACTTCGTCACAGTATTCTCAAGATACCCTCCATTGGATCGG ataAGCCTCCGGTGCAGAGGCCCAGTGCCACGGCTCATGGTGACCTCATCCACGTCTCCTGGGCCGCGCCCTCAACACCTGTGAATGGGTATGTCATAGACTGGTTCACAGATCCTGCGCAAGCAGACAAGCCTTCATGGGAGAGAACTCAAGACACACATTTTTCAATTCCTGGTGATGTGCCATACAAGCTCTACACGGTGACCATAACGCCACTTTACGATGACGGACCTGGCCTAGGAGAGACCCTGCATACTTATGCAAAGGAAGGAA GACCAGCCAAGGTTAAAGGAGTGAAGAAGATTGATGCTGACAACACATGGCTAACGGTGGCTTGGCAGCCAGTGCAGCCTGATAAGTGCTGTGCTTTTGTCGTCAACTACTCTGTTTTGTACAAGGCCTCAAACGATATGAGCTCAACATGGTCGA ATGTGACTGTCaatcacacaatacacaacgTGACTCTAACGGACCTCCAGCCCAGCACCACGTACCAGGTGTTTGTCAGAGCCTGCTCCATTGACAACAGCTCTGCAGACTATGAACTCGCTAACTTCACCACGGAAACATATG GTAAAGCTTTTATCCAGACCCTTGTTCTTGTGGCGGTTGGTGTGATATTACTACTGATGACTGCTGTGTGCCTTTTCGCGCT GTGGAGAAAAGTCGCAAACCTCAAAGTGCCAAATCCTAAGTGCAGCTCATTGGCTATATGGCCCCAAGAGAAGTCTCGAAAG CCTCCATTGTCCAATAACCTGGACAACAATCCCAACGAAGGGATTCTGCTGTGCCAGGTTGACACTGAGATGGACGCCAGGCTGACACCTcctgcagaaacacactccATGTTCTCGGGGGAGGAGATGGACGGTTCCAGCGTCGCCTCGGACACCAGTGCTAGTGGCGGGCAGGTGGAGGACTCATCCGCAGGACTCAACCTCACCTACAGCACCTGGGAGTGTCCGAGCAGGAGCCCGGAGCCGGCTGGTGCTACAGCGGTGGAGCCAAGCCAGCCGCAGCCGAGCCGGTCCACACCGGCTCCATGCAACCCTTACCTGGAGCAGGTGCACGTCTGTGGCTGTGAAAGCCCATCAGATCCATCACAGAGACTCGGCTTGTCGGACAATGGGCCTGTGGTAGAGGCGAGTGAGTGGGAGGCACTGACCAGTGCTCCAACAGCTATTTCCTATGTGAGTGTGGACATGattgaaagacagaaagaacatAAAATGAAGAAGACTTTTGAAGAAGACTTTTGA